One Vallitalea pronyensis genomic region harbors:
- a CDS encoding ROK family transcriptional regulator: MKTIGNAMLLKDINKRMVLNELRKHEPVSRANLVKITKLALPTVLRIVNSLIDEGLIIEIGKEDTASGRKPIMLEINKHYGYFIGVNIGTFLTAILTDFKGNILDKLIVPIEDQEDPIRIVKQIDVISEQLITTHKIAVDDVIGMGVATPGTGFKIGSQKKEFQYYAWHDVDFNQLLKKHKPTIKTLSEYNTICAAIGEQWFGVGKGVKDFVYITVDSGVGSGIIIDDKVYRGKDGYAGHIGHHIVNVDGETCYCGNKGCLEMYTSATTIVRKVKDALENGALSSMTNEATDTIDFNRVVKAYNEGDPLTMDIISEAGRIMGYGVANAINIFNPDMVILGGDVINNFPIFLEKVKAVALGHIFGIKAKNVLINRSMVNKYPEAQGAVALVMKEIYKMPVL, from the coding sequence ATGAAAACAATTGGAAATGCAATGTTACTAAAAGACATCAATAAAAGAATGGTTCTAAACGAATTGAGAAAACATGAGCCTGTGTCAAGAGCTAACTTGGTGAAGATTACTAAATTAGCACTACCCACCGTGTTACGAATTGTGAATAGCTTAATTGATGAAGGACTAATCATAGAAATCGGAAAAGAAGATACCGCTTCAGGTCGAAAACCCATTATGTTAGAAATCAACAAGCATTATGGTTATTTTATTGGTGTGAACATTGGTACTTTTTTAACGGCCATTCTTACCGACTTCAAAGGGAATATCCTTGACAAGTTAATTGTCCCAATAGAAGACCAGGAAGATCCCATTCGGATTGTAAAGCAAATAGATGTTATAAGTGAACAATTAATAACAACCCATAAGATAGCTGTTGATGACGTGATAGGCATGGGGGTTGCAACACCTGGTACTGGTTTTAAAATAGGATCACAAAAAAAGGAATTTCAATACTATGCTTGGCATGACGTTGATTTTAACCAATTACTGAAAAAACATAAACCTACCATAAAAACACTATCTGAATATAATACCATTTGTGCTGCAATCGGTGAACAATGGTTTGGTGTTGGAAAAGGTGTTAAAGATTTTGTCTACATTACCGTAGATTCAGGGGTTGGCAGCGGTATCATCATTGATGACAAGGTATACCGGGGAAAAGACGGTTATGCAGGTCATATTGGTCACCATATCGTTAACGTTGATGGCGAAACCTGTTATTGTGGCAATAAAGGGTGCTTGGAAATGTACACAAGTGCCACCACAATCGTAAGAAAAGTAAAAGATGCTCTTGAAAATGGGGCATTATCGTCCATGACCAACGAAGCCACCGATACCATCGATTTTAATCGAGTTGTGAAAGCATACAATGAAGGTGACCCATTAACCATGGATATTATTTCTGAAGCAGGTAGAATTATGGGATACGGTGTCGCTAATGCTATTAATATTTTTAATCCAGATATGGTGATATTAGGCGGCGATGTGATTAATAATTTTCCCATATTTTTAGAAAAGGTGAAAGCCGTTGCTCTGGGTCATATATTCGGCATCAAAGCTAAAAATGTACTGATTAATCGAAGCATGGTGAATAAATATCCTGAGGCACAAGGGGCCGTTGCATTAGTGATGAAAGAAATTTATAAAATGCCGGTTCTATAA
- a CDS encoding nucleoside phosphorylase, which translates to MMKQPHILCTEEDIDKMVLLPGDPERVLRVAGFLDSWEEIAYNREFRTIKGTYKDMPITVTSTGIGGASATIALEELVACGAKYFIRIGSAGACQAYIDIGDLIIPTAAVREDGASRMYVKENYPAVASYDLIRAIDDTSKELGYRTYLGIARSHDSFYIDDELERMTYWNSKKVLGSDMETATLYTLGNLREVHVASILNNVVRYEADVKDGINDYVDDGDLAAEGEKKEIILALEAFYRLYESMMPI; encoded by the coding sequence ATGATGAAACAGCCTCATATACTATGTACCGAGGAAGATATTGATAAGATGGTACTTTTGCCAGGAGACCCAGAACGGGTTCTGCGGGTAGCTGGATTTTTGGACAGCTGGGAAGAAATTGCTTATAATCGAGAGTTTCGCACCATAAAAGGGACCTATAAAGATATGCCCATAACGGTCACTTCTACAGGTATAGGTGGTGCATCGGCAACCATTGCTCTAGAAGAGTTAGTGGCATGCGGTGCAAAGTATTTTATCCGTATTGGTAGTGCAGGTGCATGTCAGGCCTATATTGATATTGGTGATTTGATTATCCCAACAGCAGCAGTTAGGGAAGACGGTGCATCCCGTATGTATGTGAAAGAGAACTATCCGGCTGTGGCATCCTATGACCTGATAAGAGCCATTGATGATACCAGTAAAGAACTTGGTTATCGCACGTATCTTGGGATTGCTAGAAGCCATGATTCGTTCTATATTGATGATGAATTGGAACGTATGACCTATTGGAACAGTAAAAAGGTACTGGGCTCCGATATGGAGACGGCTACACTCTATACATTAGGCAATCTTAGAGAAGTGCATGTAGCCAGTATCTTGAATAATGTGGTCCGTTATGAAGCAGATGTAAAGGACGGTATTAATGATTATGTGGATGATGGTGATCTGGCTGCAGAAGGTGAAAAGAAAGAGATTATCTTAGCTTTAGAAGCCTTTTATCGTCTATATGAAAGTATGATGCCCATATAA
- a CDS encoding dihydrolipoyl dehydrogenase family protein, producing MYDIIVIGSGPAGYYCAVSAARLGKQVAIVEKHTLGGTGFRWGCLPVKYMLDRVKKIEDVREDLGITVDQSKVYGDIFQKTTMDMENVESKIKQSLEDLHVDIFFGDGECVDRYHYRVGHETLEAKNMVIATGTSPTGIMDIHLDHDTIISHEEAIGLQALPKELIIVGGNVEGIEFASLFTYLDSNVTVIEKEDTILLGNDKDLIKPLEEDLVKRGVRFIKGIGVVKANVHHGCGQVTLEDGQVLNGDKILVTGFRKPNFPKGLTSIGVNTDQEKILVNERLQTNVDNIYAIGDINGLLGMAHVAISQGSLVVKTIDNGDSVPQHYQSLPRAIFTVGEIAGAGYQEWELIQKNIPYHVEKTYFKDTWRGYNKRHDEDFLKVLLDHEGHVLGIWMYGDNVSELVGSLGLLIDKKVTLSEIRESLYVHPTLSEALLETILKF from the coding sequence ATGTATGATATTATAGTCATTGGTTCTGGACCAGCGGGTTATTACTGTGCGGTCAGTGCCGCAAGGCTAGGTAAACAAGTGGCAATTGTGGAAAAGCATACGTTAGGTGGGACAGGCTTTAGATGGGGCTGTTTACCCGTAAAATATATGCTTGATCGGGTTAAAAAAATAGAAGATGTTCGAGAAGACTTGGGGATAACTGTTGATCAATCAAAGGTATATGGGGACATTTTTCAAAAAACAACCATGGATATGGAAAATGTTGAATCGAAAATAAAACAGAGCCTAGAAGACCTCCATGTGGATATTTTCTTTGGCGACGGTGAATGTGTGGACAGGTATCATTACCGAGTGGGACATGAAACCCTGGAAGCTAAAAACATGGTGATTGCCACGGGCACATCCCCAACGGGTATCATGGACATACACCTTGACCATGACACAATCATTTCTCATGAGGAAGCTATTGGGCTTCAGGCGTTACCAAAAGAGCTCATTATTGTAGGCGGCAATGTGGAAGGGATTGAATTTGCTTCACTCTTTACTTACCTTGACTCCAACGTAACGGTTATCGAAAAAGAAGATACCATACTACTAGGAAATGATAAAGATTTGATTAAGCCTCTTGAAGAAGATTTAGTTAAAAGAGGTGTTCGATTCATAAAAGGTATAGGTGTAGTAAAAGCCAATGTTCACCATGGTTGCGGTCAGGTTACTTTAGAAGATGGCCAGGTTTTAAATGGTGATAAAATCCTTGTAACAGGCTTTCGAAAGCCTAATTTCCCTAAGGGGCTAACTTCTATAGGGGTGAATACAGATCAAGAAAAAATCCTTGTGAATGAGCGTCTGCAAACCAATGTTGACAATATCTATGCTATAGGTGATATTAATGGCCTATTAGGTATGGCCCATGTAGCCATCTCACAAGGAAGTCTCGTAGTTAAAACCATTGATAATGGTGATAGCGTGCCTCAGCATTATCAAAGCTTACCAAGAGCTATTTTTACAGTTGGTGAAATTGCAGGAGCAGGCTATCAAGAATGGGAATTGATTCAGAAAAATATACCTTACCACGTGGAAAAGACTTATTTTAAAGATACGTGGCGAGGTTATAATAAAAGACATGATGAAGACTTCTTAAAAGTATTATTGGATCATGAGGGGCATGTATTAGGTATATGGATGTATGGTGACAACGTATCTGAGTTGGTTGGTTCATTGGGACTTCTCATAGACAAGAAAGTAACCCTCTCTGAGATACGTGAAAGCTTATACGTGCATCCCACATTATCCGAAGCATTATTAGAAACCATATTAAAATTCTAG
- a CDS encoding M20 metallopeptidase family protein, which yields MTDNIREKAKDIEARLIDIRRDIHAHPEIGFEVERTADLVADELQKLGMEVRKQVGISGVIGTLRGKHPGKTILLRADMDCLPIEEENDVPYRSKHEGLMHACAHDAHTTWLLGAAMILADYKEQLHGNVKFLFQPAEELGGGALKMYEDGALDNPKVDAAIGFHVWPTMDAGKIGVRYGALCAAPDCFKLIIKGKGGHGAQPDKCIDPITVACQVQLGLQNIVSRVVSPTEPLVITTAKINAGTSYNIIPAEVTMEGTVRTHDKQLREDIPHMMERVIKGITDAYGATYTFDFIPYYPSLFNDHGLTKVVEDAAIKVMGQEHVIQIDKPTMGGEDFTYLLDNIPGSFFIVGTYNEEKGITSPLHSSTFNIDETILKDASATLTQLVLDYLQEA from the coding sequence ATGACAGATAATATACGAGAAAAAGCCAAAGACATTGAAGCACGTTTAATTGACATAAGACGTGATATACATGCCCATCCAGAGATTGGATTTGAAGTAGAGCGTACAGCTGATTTGGTGGCTGATGAACTGCAAAAACTAGGCATGGAAGTTAGGAAGCAGGTAGGTATAAGCGGTGTTATAGGGACCTTGCGTGGAAAGCACCCAGGGAAAACCATTCTTTTAAGAGCAGATATGGATTGCTTACCCATTGAAGAGGAAAATGATGTACCCTATCGGTCAAAACATGAAGGCTTGATGCATGCTTGCGCACATGATGCCCATACCACATGGTTACTTGGTGCAGCTATGATTTTGGCAGATTATAAGGAGCAGCTGCATGGTAATGTCAAATTTTTATTCCAACCAGCAGAAGAGCTGGGAGGTGGTGCACTCAAAATGTATGAAGATGGTGCACTGGACAATCCAAAGGTGGATGCAGCCATTGGTTTTCATGTATGGCCAACCATGGATGCAGGGAAGATAGGTGTTCGCTACGGTGCTTTATGCGCTGCACCGGACTGTTTTAAATTAATTATCAAAGGGAAAGGCGGCCATGGGGCCCAACCGGATAAATGTATTGACCCCATAACTGTTGCATGCCAAGTGCAGTTAGGTTTACAAAATATCGTATCAAGGGTGGTATCCCCTACAGAACCTTTAGTGATTACAACGGCAAAAATCAACGCAGGTACTTCTTATAATATTATCCCTGCAGAAGTCACCATGGAAGGAACAGTAAGAACCCATGATAAACAATTGCGAGAAGATATACCTCATATGATGGAAAGAGTCATTAAGGGTATAACGGATGCTTATGGTGCTACCTATACATTCGACTTCATACCCTACTACCCATCGTTATTTAATGACCATGGATTGACGAAAGTTGTTGAAGACGCAGCCATCAAAGTCATGGGGCAAGAGCATGTGATCCAGATTGATAAACCCACCATGGGTGGAGAAGATTTTACATATTTATTAGATAATATTCCAGGGTCATTCTTCATTGTAGGTACGTATAACGAGGAAAAAGGTATTACATCGCCACTGCATAGTTCTACTTTCAATATTGATGAAACCATCTTAAAAGATGCATCGGCAACCCTTACACAGTTGGTATTGGATTATCTGCAAGAAGCTTAA
- the rbsK gene encoding ribokinase → MKIVVVGSINMDYVLKTEALPKLGETISAKSFTTVFGGKGANQAVAAARLGAEVIMIGAVGDDGIGVELRDNLDREGIHTEGVHSVEGASGVAMINVADNGDNTIVVYPGANANLGIDWVKQHEALIKSADCLMVQLEIPMDTVMEAVKVAAQNNVKVIFNPAPAKTFPDEIFQYVDVITPNETELMKISGKEDIIEGARELITRGANSVVVTLGEQGSMFVDQENSYKAGSFKVNAIDSTAAGDAFNAALAIKMIESDDMESALRFSNAVGALVTTKLGAQTSLPYKNELDQFLK, encoded by the coding sequence ATGAAAATAGTGGTAGTAGGTAGTATTAACATGGATTATGTGTTAAAGACAGAAGCGTTGCCTAAGTTAGGTGAAACCATATCCGCCAAATCTTTTACCACTGTATTTGGTGGTAAAGGGGCTAATCAAGCCGTAGCGGCCGCTCGTTTAGGAGCAGAAGTCATCATGATTGGAGCCGTTGGTGATGATGGTATTGGTGTGGAATTAAGAGATAATTTGGACCGTGAGGGTATTCACACAGAAGGTGTTCACTCGGTAGAAGGGGCAAGTGGTGTAGCCATGATTAATGTGGCTGATAATGGTGATAATACCATTGTGGTTTACCCTGGCGCCAATGCAAATCTTGGAATAGACTGGGTCAAACAGCATGAAGCTTTGATTAAGTCTGCTGATTGCTTAATGGTTCAGTTGGAGATTCCCATGGATACGGTGATGGAAGCTGTTAAGGTAGCAGCCCAGAATAACGTGAAGGTCATCTTTAACCCTGCACCAGCAAAGACCTTTCCAGATGAGATATTCCAATATGTGGATGTGATCACACCCAATGAAACAGAATTAATGAAAATCTCCGGTAAAGAGGATATCATAGAAGGGGCTAGAGAGCTGATTACACGTGGTGCTAACAGTGTTGTTGTCACACTAGGTGAACAGGGCAGTATGTTTGTTGATCAAGAGAATTCGTATAAAGCAGGGTCGTTCAAGGTAAATGCCATTGATAGTACTGCCGCAGGTGATGCCTTCAATGCAGCCCTAGCCATTAAGATGATTGAATCAGATGATATGGAATCGGCACTGAGGTTTTCCAATGCAGTAGGTGCGTTGGTCACCACCAAGTTAGGGGCTCAGACCTCACTGCCTTATAAAAATGAGTTAGACCAGTTTCTAAAATAA
- a CDS encoding amidohydrolase family protein, protein MKYDIGLNNAHVITYDGELLTGKYIYVKDGRIAKVSDRPLDDVKEVIDCSSYFVSPGLVNLHAHSPMHIFRGIAEDVSPDAWFNEEIWPYESKLVEEDVYYGSMLAILEMLNHGVTAFADHYFHAEMLAKAVLDTGIRGDIAPTLFGMNDGFDEQVEQVSQLIEAYNGNHGRLHMRMGPHSPYTCNDKQLKKVFDRAKDLQVGMHIHVSETEAQVKDCPYSETPIKLIAELGGFDIPAILGHALWIQEEDLDYINDRVTIAACPKTYMKLGMGYGNLWKYYKALPLAVGTDGAASSNSIRPVEQAMFFGLIGKFMTSNPQMYTVKDMWKMLMKGHDALSFNSGHIEEGYAADLVVWDLGSVQTMPVYNPITSILYSSNANNVLHTMVDGQFVKRDGQLRFNQGEVLREVKGRAKDIIGRGKGGTKLVF, encoded by the coding sequence ATGAAGTATGATATTGGGTTGAACAATGCACATGTTATCACCTATGATGGTGAATTATTGACCGGGAAATATATTTATGTGAAAGATGGTAGAATTGCAAAGGTAAGCGATAGGCCATTAGATGATGTGAAAGAAGTGATCGATTGTTCATCTTATTTTGTATCCCCTGGTTTGGTGAATTTACATGCTCATTCACCCATGCATATTTTTAGAGGGATTGCGGAAGATGTGAGTCCGGATGCGTGGTTTAATGAGGAGATATGGCCTTATGAGAGTAAGCTTGTGGAAGAGGATGTGTATTATGGTTCCATGTTAGCTATTTTAGAGATGCTTAATCATGGTGTTACGGCTTTTGCAGATCATTATTTTCATGCGGAGATGCTGGCTAAGGCGGTATTGGATACGGGTATTCGAGGGGATATTGCACCTACGCTATTTGGGATGAATGATGGTTTTGATGAGCAAGTGGAGCAGGTGAGCCAGCTTATTGAGGCTTATAATGGAAACCATGGTCGTTTACATATGCGTATGGGACCTCATTCACCTTATACATGTAACGATAAGCAATTGAAGAAAGTATTTGATCGGGCTAAGGATTTGCAGGTGGGTATGCACATTCATGTGTCAGAGACAGAGGCACAGGTGAAGGATTGCCCTTATTCAGAGACGCCTATTAAGCTCATAGCAGAGCTGGGTGGTTTTGATATACCAGCTATTCTTGGGCATGCATTATGGATTCAAGAGGAGGACCTTGACTATATCAATGACCGTGTGACCATTGCAGCATGTCCGAAGACATACATGAAATTAGGTATGGGATACGGTAATTTATGGAAATACTATAAGGCATTACCCTTAGCTGTTGGTACAGATGGTGCAGCCAGTTCTAATTCCATAAGACCTGTTGAGCAAGCCATGTTTTTTGGCTTAATAGGAAAATTCATGACAAGTAATCCCCAGATGTATACGGTAAAAGACATGTGGAAAATGTTAATGAAAGGTCATGATGCCCTATCTTTTAATAGCGGGCATATTGAAGAAGGCTATGCAGCTGATCTTGTGGTATGGGATTTAGGTAGTGTTCAGACCATGCCTGTGTATAATCCCATAACAAGTATTTTATATAGTTCCAATGCAAACAATGTGCTGCATACCATGGTTGATGGTCAATTTGTCAAGCGTGATGGTCAGTTAAGGTTCAATCAAGGAGAGGTTCTTAGAGAAGTTAAAGGTCGTGCTAAAGACATTATAGGACGTGGAAAAGGCGGTACAAAATTAGTCTTTTAA
- a CDS encoding nucleoside hydrolase, with product MSKIPVIIDTDPGTDDLTAILMCLACEELDVRALTAVGGNVGIEKASVNALKIVELSGKDVKVAVGAKKPIVRELVTAEVVHGKTGLGNVRLPEPKMDFYEKDAVETIYEEAMLAGGRLKILALGPMTNLAIGLLKYPELKEKIDSIVFMGGAMNLGNVTAAAEFNIYADPEAAKIVFDSGIHMVMAGLDVTHETIVTREENRRLHALNSEPAKVVAKLIDYTIDRENPFNRRGGVMHDPLAAAALIDSSVLETEHYYVDVELRSALTRGKTVVDVFRVTDNEPNIHVGVKSDNEKFLAILEGMISQYEV from the coding sequence ATGAGTAAGATACCGGTAATTATTGATACGGATCCGGGTACGGATGATTTGACGGCGATATTGATGTGTTTGGCTTGTGAGGAGCTGGATGTGAGGGCGTTGACGGCTGTTGGTGGTAATGTGGGTATTGAGAAGGCTTCGGTTAATGCGTTGAAGATTGTGGAGTTGTCGGGGAAAGATGTGAAGGTGGCTGTTGGTGCGAAGAAGCCCATTGTGAGAGAGCTGGTAACGGCGGAGGTTGTTCATGGGAAGACGGGGCTTGGTAATGTGCGGTTGCCGGAGCCTAAGATGGATTTTTATGAGAAGGATGCGGTGGAGACCATTTATGAGGAGGCTATGCTTGCAGGTGGGCGGTTGAAGATATTGGCTTTGGGGCCTATGACGAATCTTGCCATTGGGTTGCTGAAGTATCCGGAGCTTAAGGAGAAGATTGATAGTATTGTGTTTATGGGTGGTGCTATGAATCTTGGTAATGTTACGGCGGCGGCTGAGTTTAATATTTATGCGGACCCAGAGGCGGCTAAGATTGTGTTTGATTCGGGTATTCATATGGTGATGGCTGGGTTGGATGTGACCCATGAGACCATTGTGACCAGGGAAGAGAATAGACGTCTTCATGCCTTGAACAGTGAGCCTGCTAAGGTTGTGGCTAAGTTAATTGATTATACCATTGATAGAGAGAATCCTTTTAATAGGCGTGGTGGTGTGATGCATGACCCTCTTGCGGCAGCGGCTCTTATTGATAGCAGTGTCCTTGAGACAGAGCATTATTATGTGGATGTTGAGCTGAGGAGTGCGTTAACAAGAGGTAAGACGGTGGTGGATGTTTTTCGTGTAACGGATAATGAGCCGAATATTCATGTGGGTGTGAAGTCAGATAATGAGAAGTTCTTAGCTATTTTGGAAGGAATGATCAGTCAGTATGAAGTATGA
- the rihA gene encoding pyrimidine-specific ribonucleoside hydrolase RihA: MARPVIIDCDPGHDDAIALLLALGSDDLDVKGITTVAGNQTGDKTLNNALRVLSYLGIEKEVAQGATQPLMRDLITAAEVHGESGLEGPELPEPSFDKSEKTATELMVKIISESEEKVTLIPTGPLTNIGHLLLAHPEVKDRIEEIVLMGGACFGGNWTPAAEFNILVDPEAADIVYNSGIPVTMCGLDVTHRAQVMKDETERIRGIGNKASTLVAELLDYFAIFHMNPNFPFEGPPLHDVCAVAYVLNREIFTVRKHHVAIDTVGELTVGATVVDYYDMSGREKNVNVVMDLDRERFIALLCETLEKYS, encoded by the coding sequence ATGGCAAGACCAGTAATTATTGATTGTGACCCAGGCCATGATGATGCCATTGCATTATTGTTAGCATTGGGTAGTGATGATTTGGATGTAAAAGGTATAACGACGGTTGCAGGTAATCAAACAGGGGACAAGACACTGAATAATGCCCTTCGTGTATTGAGTTATCTGGGTATTGAGAAGGAAGTGGCTCAAGGTGCAACGCAGCCATTAATGCGTGACTTGATTACGGCGGCTGAGGTCCATGGTGAGAGCGGTTTAGAAGGACCAGAGTTACCAGAACCAAGTTTTGATAAGAGTGAAAAGACAGCTACGGAGCTGATGGTTAAGATTATAAGCGAGTCTGAGGAAAAGGTGACCCTTATTCCGACAGGGCCGTTAACAAATATAGGTCATTTGCTATTAGCCCATCCAGAGGTAAAAGACCGGATTGAAGAGATTGTGTTAATGGGTGGTGCTTGTTTTGGAGGTAACTGGACACCTGCTGCGGAGTTTAATATTTTAGTGGATCCAGAGGCTGCTGATATTGTGTATAATTCGGGTATTCCCGTGACCATGTGTGGATTGGATGTGACCCATCGTGCTCAGGTGATGAAGGATGAGACAGAGCGTATTCGTGGTATTGGGAATAAGGCGAGTACGTTGGTGGCTGAGTTATTGGATTATTTTGCAATATTTCATATGAATCCTAATTTTCCTTTTGAAGGACCGCCGTTACATGATGTGTGTGCGGTGGCTTATGTGTTGAATCGGGAGATTTTTACGGTAAGGAAACATCATGTGGCCATTGATACGGTTGGGGAGTTGACGGTTGGTGCTACGGTGGTGGATTATTATGATATGAGTGGTAGAGAGAAGAATGTGAATGTGGTGATGGATTTGGATAGGGAGAGGTTTATTGCGTTGTTGTGTGAGACGTTGGAGAAGTATAGCTAG
- a CDS encoding ABC transporter permease: protein MGELFGIIFSVTFGYAVLRVTTPILFAALGALISDKAGVINIALEGIMLTSALTGVIVSAWTGSAWLGLLGAIVIGALVGLLLAYFALNLKTNIILSGIALNLMASGGTIFLLYVVAKDKGISSSLNSKVLPTWDIPLIEHIPVLGPIISGHNVLTYIAFLAVLLIFILLYKTPLGLQIRAVGENEHAADSVGISVKKIKYIALTMSGVLAGLGGAYMSMGYVSWFARNMTAGRGFIALAAEAMGGATPIGTLLTSLFFGLADALSNNLQSLRVPAEFIQMIPYIATLFGLAIYASSKKSRIRKLKKKNIK from the coding sequence ATGGGTGAACTATTCGGTATTATCTTTTCGGTAACATTTGGATACGCAGTTCTTAGGGTAACCACACCAATATTATTTGCCGCTCTTGGTGCATTGATTTCTGATAAAGCAGGTGTTATTAACATAGCCCTTGAAGGTATTATGTTAACATCAGCGTTGACAGGTGTTATTGTGAGCGCATGGACAGGCAGCGCTTGGCTTGGTTTGTTAGGAGCCATTGTAATAGGTGCTCTTGTAGGTCTTCTATTAGCCTATTTCGCACTGAATTTAAAAACAAATATTATCTTGTCAGGTATCGCTCTGAACTTAATGGCAAGTGGTGGTACCATATTCTTACTCTATGTTGTAGCAAAAGACAAAGGGATATCATCATCCCTTAACAGTAAGGTATTACCAACATGGGACATTCCATTAATTGAACATATACCCGTTCTTGGCCCAATCATTTCAGGTCACAACGTACTCACTTATATTGCTTTTTTAGCGGTTCTTTTGATCTTTATTTTGCTCTACAAGACACCTCTTGGATTGCAGATTAGAGCCGTTGGCGAGAATGAGCATGCGGCTGATTCCGTGGGTATAAGCGTTAAGAAAATTAAATACATTGCGCTTACCATGAGTGGTGTGTTAGCTGGTCTTGGTGGGGCGTATATGTCCATGGGTTATGTATCCTGGTTTGCAAGGAACATGACAGCTGGACGTGGGTTTATCGCATTGGCAGCAGAAGCCATGGGTGGTGCAACACCAATAGGTACATTGCTGACATCCTTATTCTTTGGTCTTGCAGATGCCCTTTCCAACAACCTTCAGTCCTTAAGGGTTCCAGCAGAGTTTATTCAGATGATCCCATACATTGCGACGCTATTTGGATTAGCGATCTATGCTTCCAGTAAAAAGTCCAGAATTAGAAAATTAAAGAAGAAGAATATAAAATAA
- a CDS encoding ABC transporter permease, whose translation MRRNLKFEAIRTSLAILIALAIALILIFSVSSQPLEALKEFLYGPIDSVRHFGNVIELAIPLTFTGLAISIMFKAKQFNLGAEGGFFIGAIIAMIVAIQVTLPAGIHPTVAILLGGVAGAIVLCIPAILKVRWGATELVSSLMLNYIAFFIGMYLLNYHFRDPNAGAMYSYKFPKAANLMRLIPKTRVHFGLIIVIVMIILCYYFLYQTKWGYAIRVTGENKRFAEYSGINTAKIIILAQVIGGFIAGMGGATEVLGMYKRFSWQASPGYGWDGVIVAILARNNPALVPIGALFLAYLRVGADQMARSTDVQSEVVAIIQGVIIVLIVADSFLSKYKHKLIYKEAKQNMSIKGAK comes from the coding sequence ATGCGTAGGAATCTAAAATTTGAAGCTATTCGTACGAGTCTTGCTATCCTTATTGCATTGGCGATAGCATTAATACTTATATTTTCAGTGAGTAGTCAACCGTTAGAAGCCCTAAAAGAATTTTTATACGGTCCTATCGATAGTGTAAGACATTTTGGTAATGTGATTGAATTGGCTATACCATTAACCTTTACAGGTCTTGCCATCAGCATTATGTTTAAAGCGAAGCAATTTAACTTAGGTGCTGAAGGTGGTTTTTTTATTGGTGCAATCATCGCCATGATTGTAGCTATCCAGGTGACGTTACCAGCAGGTATTCACCCAACAGTAGCGATTTTACTAGGTGGTGTAGCAGGGGCTATTGTTCTCTGTATTCCAGCTATCTTAAAAGTAAGATGGGGTGCAACAGAGCTTGTATCATCGTTGATGCTGAATTACATTGCATTCTTCATTGGCATGTACTTACTTAACTATCATTTTAGAGACCCAAATGCAGGGGCTATGTATTCTTACAAGTTCCCAAAAGCAGCTAACTTGATGCGTCTGATTCCCAAAACACGGGTGCATTTTGGCTTAATCATTGTGATTGTGATGATCATACTTTGTTATTATTTCTTATACCAAACAAAGTGGGGTTATGCTATACGTGTTACAGGTGAAAATAAAAGATTTGCGGAGTATTCCGGTATTAATACAGCTAAGATCATTATTCTTGCCCAAGTAATCGGCGGTTTCATTGCCGGCATGGGTGGGGCAACAGAGGTACTTGGTATGTACAAACGTTTTTCATGGCAGGCTTCTCCTGGATATGGATGGGACGGTGTTATTGTAGCCATACTTGCCCGTAATAACCCAGCCTTGGTGCCAATAGGCGCTTTATTCCTGGCCTATTTACGGGTTGGCGCCGACCAGATGGCACGTTCAACAGATGTACAGAGTGAAGTGGTAGCGATTATTCAAGGTGTCATCATCGTACTTATTGTTGCTGATAGTTTCTTATCCAAATACAAACATAAACTTATTTACAAAGAAGCTAAGCAGAATATGAGCATAAAGGGGGCAAAATAA